In a single window of the Pseudogemmatithrix spongiicola genome:
- a CDS encoding DUF4159 domain-containing protein → MRRTRRFGMALLGVALLAATPAVASSPSAATTRLSVARLQYDGDDWYANPSALPNLIKALRARTTLDVEPQEVRLTLSDERIWDHPFLYLTGHGQVRFTDAEVARLRQYLLQGGFLHADDNYGLDAAFRREIARVFPDRELVDVPLDHPIYRIVYAFPQGVPKIHEHDGKPPRGYGIFIGDRLAVYYTHEADLGNGWEDVGTYPEDPPELHEQALRMGVNLYVYAVTSGVGR, encoded by the coding sequence ATGCGCAGGACGCGGCGGTTCGGGATGGCGCTGCTCGGCGTCGCGCTGCTCGCCGCGACGCCGGCGGTGGCGTCATCGCCGAGTGCCGCGACGACGCGCCTGAGCGTCGCACGGCTGCAGTACGACGGCGACGACTGGTATGCCAATCCGTCGGCATTGCCGAACCTGATCAAGGCGCTGCGCGCGCGGACCACACTCGACGTGGAGCCGCAGGAAGTGCGCCTCACGCTGAGCGATGAGCGCATCTGGGATCATCCGTTCCTGTACCTCACCGGGCACGGGCAGGTACGGTTTACCGACGCCGAGGTGGCGCGGCTGCGGCAGTACTTGCTGCAGGGTGGCTTTCTGCATGCCGACGACAACTACGGCCTCGATGCCGCGTTCCGTCGCGAGATCGCGCGGGTGTTTCCCGACCGCGAGCTCGTGGACGTGCCGCTGGACCATCCGATCTATCGCATCGTCTATGCGTTTCCGCAGGGCGTGCCGAAGATCCACGAGCACGACGGCAAGCCGCCGCGCGGCTACGGCATCTTCATCGGCGATAGGCTCGCGGTGTACTACACGCATGAAGCCGACCTCGGGAACGGCTGGGAGGACGTCGGCACGTACCCTGAGGATCCGCCGGAGCTGCATGAGCAAGCGCTGCGTATGGGCGTGAACCTATACGTGTACGCCGTCACGAGCGGGGTGGGGCGATGA